The Ramlibacter pinisoli genome segment GTAGATGCGGCCGGCCGGCACCTTGACCTCGTCCAGCGCCGCCAGCACCTCGGTCACGGTGTGGCGACGGGTCCATTCGCCGATGGCGGCGTCCAGTTCCTGCACGCGCGCCACCCGGCCGTCGTTGCCGGCCAGCGCCGGGTCGGCCGCCAGGTCGGGCCGCCCGACCACGCCCATCAGGCGGCGGAAGATGCTGTCGCCGTTGCCGGCCACCAGCGCATAGCCGCCGTCGCTGCACAGGTAGGCGTTGGTCGGGGCGATGCCGGGCAGGGCACTGCCGGCCGCCTCGCGCACCGCGCCGAACGCGCTGTATTCGGGCAGCAGGCTCTCCATGCAGTTGAACACCGCCTCGTACAACGCGACGTCGATCACCTGGCCGCGCCCGGACGCGTGCCGGTGCTGCAGCGCCAGCAGGATGCCGATGACGCCGTGCAGCGCCGCCAGCGTGTCGCCGATCGACACCCCGACGCGCACCGGCACCCGGCCGGGCTCGGCCGTGAGGTGGCGCAGCCCGCCCATGGCCTCGGCCACGACGCCGAAGCCGGGCCGGTCGCGGTACGGGCCGGTCTGGCCGTAGCCGCTGATGCGCAGCACGATCAGCCGGGGGTTGAGCGCCAGCAAGGCCTCGGGGTCCAGCCCCCAGCCTTCCAGCGCACCGGGGCGGAAGTTCTCGATCAGCACGTCGGCCTCGGTGGCGAGCCGCCGGACGATGTCCTGCGCCGCCGGGTCCTTGAGGTCGAGCGCGACCGA includes the following:
- a CDS encoding CaiB/BaiF CoA transferase family protein translates to METSTQGPLAGLKVLEMGQLIAGPFAAKTLADFGADVVKVEPPAAGDPLRKWRLLKDGTSVWWQVQSRNKRSVALDLKDPAAQDIVRRLATEADVLIENFRPGALEGWGLDPEALLALNPRLIVLRISGYGQTGPYRDRPGFGVVAEAMGGLRHLTAEPGRVPVRVGVSIGDTLAALHGVIGILLALQHRHASGRGQVIDVALYEAVFNCMESLLPEYSAFGAVREAAGSALPGIAPTNAYLCSDGGYALVAGNGDSIFRRLMGVVGRPDLAADPALAGNDGRVARVQELDAAIGEWTRRHTVTEVLAALDEVKVPAGRIYTVADIAADPHYRARGMVDEVQMDDGSTLAVPGIVPKLSLTPGGHRRNAPSLGQDTDAVLREVGLTDAQIAALKQRGVVAGGQA